The following are encoded together in the Zingiber officinale cultivar Zhangliang chromosome 8A, Zo_v1.1, whole genome shotgun sequence genome:
- the LOC122008971 gene encoding DNA-damage-repair/toleration protein DRT111, chloroplastic-like: MLGGLYGDLPPPAAADEERSNSSSVWSSSGKMAPPTLRKQSTVFSPPQSILRNQQLQIKAKSSITPQPRPLSASTPPSLLENDTKGPAFQPALVGVTSTVIEEYDPARPNDYEEYRREKKKRVAEAEMKRELDRRRREEEEREKERERREQEAAEREDNDHRSRSSSLSVSGEEAWKRRASMSGGVPPKSPSPPPNGDGFSIGKSTTAGLGIGAGGQMTAAQRMMAKMGWKEGQGLGKQEQGITTPLMAKKTDRRAGVIVNASEPKSEKKVKSVNMNSPPTRVVLLRNMVGPGEVDDELEDEVASECTKYGTVTRVLIFEITEPNFPVEEAVRIFVQFERSEGATKSLIDLDGRFFGGRVVRASFYDEEKFGNNELAPMPGEVAGYQ, translated from the exons ATGTTGGGTGGACTTTATGGAGACCTTCCTCCTCCTGCAGCAGCTGATGAGGAGAGAAGCAACAGTTCATCTGTTTGGTCAAGCAGTGGAAAGATGGCTCCGCCCACGTTGCGAAAGCAGTCAACTGTATTCTCACCACCTCAatctattttgaggaatcaacAGTTACAGATCAAAGCTAAAAGTTCAATCACACCACAACCAAGGCCACTGAGTGCTTCCACTCCACCATCTTTGCTAGAAAATGATACCAAAGGCCCAGCTTTTCAGCCAGCTCTTGTTGGCGTGACATCAACAGTCATCGAGGAATATGATCCTGCTAGGCCAAATGATTATGAGGAGTACAggagagagaagaagaaaagggttgcAGAGGCAGAAATGAAGCGGGAACTAGATAGGAGACGCCgggaagaggaggaaagggagaaggagagggaacgAAGGGAACAGGAAGCTGCAGAGAGAGAAGATAATGATCATCGATCAAGGTCCTCATCACTGAGTGTATCTGGTGAAGAAGCCTGGAAAAGACGTGCTTCCATGAGTGGAGGAGTTCCTCCAAAATCACCTTCTCCGCCTCCAAATGGAGATGGATTTAGCATTGGAAAGTCAACTACTGCCGGATTGGGAATTGGTGCTGGTGGACAAATGACTGCTGCACAGAGGATGATGGCAAAAATGGGTTGGAAAGAAGGCCAGGGTCTTGGCAAACAGGAACAGGGTATTACTACTCCCTTGATGGCAAAAAAAACTGATAGGCGAGCTGGGGTTATTGTTAATGCTAGTGAGCCTAAATCCGAGAAGAAGGTTAAAAGTGTCAATATGAACAGCCCACCCACTCGTGTCGTACTACTACGAAACATG GTTGGACCAGGAGAAGTAGACGACGAGCTTGAAGATGAGGTCGCATCAGAGTGCACAAAATATGGCACTGTTACACGAGTGTTGATATTTGAGATAACCGAACCAAACTTCccagtagaagaagcagttaGGATCTTTGTGCAATTTGAGAGGTCAGAGGGCGCGACAAAGTCATTGATTGACCTTGATGGGCGTTTCTTTGGCGGAAGAGTGGTGCGCGCTTCATTTTATGATGAGGAAAAGTTTGGAAACAATGAGTTGGCTCCGATGCCTGGCGAAGTGGCTGGTTACCAGTAA